One Natator depressus isolate rNatDep1 chromosome 3, rNatDep2.hap1, whole genome shotgun sequence DNA segment encodes these proteins:
- the LOC141984847 gene encoding dermatan-sulfate epimerase-like isoform X1, with protein MYETSYRRGWGFQYLHNHQPTNCMALLAGSLVLMNQGYLQEAYLWTKQVLSIMEKSIVLLREVTDGSLYEGVAYGSYTTRSLFQYMFLVQRHFDINHFNHPWLKEHFAFMYRTVLPGFQRTVAIADSNYNWFYGPESQLVFLDKFVMRNGSGNWLADQIRRNRVVEGPGTPSKGQRWCTLHTEFLWYDASLHSVPPPDYGIPKLHYFEDWGVVTYGSALPAEINRPFLSFKSGKLGGRAIYDIVHKNKYKEWVKGWRNFNAGHEHPDQNSFTFAPNGVPFITEALYGPKYTFFNNVLMFSPAVSKSCFSPWEGQVTEDCSSKWLKYKHDLAADCQGRVVAAMERSGVVFIRGEGVGAYNPKLKLKNFQRNLLLLHPQLLLLVDLIHLEDDSPLEAATSFFHNVDVPFEETVIDEVHGAFIRHHDGMYKMYWMDDTGYSEKATVASKMYPQGYPYNGTNYVNVTTHLRNPITRAVYLFIGPSIDVQSFNVHGDSQQLDVFIATSEHAYAVYLWTGEDGGHSIFAQIIADRQKILFDRTSTIRNSAVSEVKDYVQIVEQNLQHFKPVFQQLEKQILSRVRNTDSFRKTAERLLRFSDKRQTEEAIDRLFAISQQQQQQQGRAKKSKKVAKGYKFVDAVPDIFAQIEVNEKKVRQKAQTQAQKELPVDEDEEMKDLLDFVDITYVKHKNGASIKGQSGLEQMVSTARSSAPSISASYTRLFLILNIFIFFVMLAMQMTYFQKAKSLHGQRWLYAILLVDSCILLWLYSSCSQSQC; from the exons GCTATCTTCAGGAAGCATACTTGTGGACTAAGCAAGTGCTGTCAATCATGGAAAAGTCTATAGTCCTGCTGCGAGAAGTTACAGATGGATCCCTCTATGAAGGAGTGGCTTATGGCAGCTACACCACCAGATCTCTCTTTCAGTATATGTTTCTTGTCCAAAGGCATTTTGACATCAACCACTTCAATCACCCGTGGCTTAAAGAGCACTTTGCATTTATGTATAGAACTGTCCTGCCAG GATTTCAGAGAACTGTGGCAATTGCAGACTCCAACTATAACTGGTTCTATGGGCCAGAGAGCCAGTTGGTGTTTCTAGACAAATTTGTCATGCGCAACGGCAGTGGGAATTGGCTGGCAGATCAGATCAGAAGGAATCGAGTGGTGGAAGGCCCTGGGACTCCATCCAAAGGGCAGCGGTGGTGCACTCTTCACACTGAATTTCTCTG GTATGATGCAAGCTTGCACTCCGTACCTCCACCGGACTATGGTATTCCAAAGCTGCATTATTTTGAGGACTGGGGAGTTGTAACATATGGAAGTGCATTGCCAGCTGAAATCAACAGgcccttcctctccttcaaatCTGGAAAACTGGGAGGTCGTGCAATATATGATATTGTTCATAAGAATAAGTACAAAGAGTGGGTCAAAGGGTGGAGGAACTTCAATGCTGGCCATGAGCACCCTGATCAGAACTCCTTTACCTTTGCTCCCAATGGTGTACCTTTCATAACAGAAGCCCTGTATGGACCGAAGTATACCTTCTTCAACAATGTGTTGATGTTTTCCCCAGCGGTGTCAAAGAGCTGCTTCTCCCCATGGGAAGGGCAGGTTACAGAGGACTGTTCATCAAAGTGGTTGAAATACAAACATGACCTGGCTGcagactgccaggggagagtagTCGCCGCTATGGAGAGAAGTGGAGTGGTTTTTATCAGGGGAGAAGGAGTGGGTGCTTACAACCCAAAACTGAAGTTGAAAAACTTCCAAAGAAACCTTTTACTTCTGCATCCCCAGCTTTTGTTGCTTGTGGACCTAATTCATCTTGAAGATGACAGCCCCCTGGAGGCAGCCACCAGCTTCTTCCACAATGTGGATGTGCCTTTTGAAGAGACTGTTATTGATGAGGTCCACGGGGCTTTTATTAGGCATCACGATGGGATGTATAAGATGTACTGGATGGATGATACTGGCTACAGTGAGAAGGCTACTGTTGCCTCAAAAATGTATCCCCAGGGCTACCCATACAATGGAACAAACTATGTGAATGTTACAACCCACCTGCGGAACCCAATCACCAGAGCAGTTTACCTCTTCATAGGACCTTCCATAGATGTCCAGAGCTTCAATGTCCATGGAGATTCTCAGCAACTGGATGTCTTCATAGCCACCAGTGAGCATGCCTATGCCGTTTACCTGTGGACTGGTGAGGATGGAGGCCATTCTATCTTTGCACAGATTATTGCAGATCGCCAAAAAATTCTATTTGACCGAACTTCTACCATAAGGAACTCCGCTGTGTCAGAGGTGAAAGATTATGTTCAGATTGTGGAGCAGAATCTTCAGCATTTCAAACCTGTCTTCCAGCAGCTTGAGAAACAGATTCTGTCCCGTGTGCGAAACACAGATAGCTTTAGAAAGACTGCTGAACGCCTGCTGAGATTTTCAGATAAGAGACAGACGGAAGAAGCCATTGATAGGTTATTTGCtatctcccagcagcagcagcagcagcaaggcagggcaaagaaaagcaaaaaggTAGCCAAAGGCTACAAGTTTGTTGATGCTGTTCCTGACATCTTTGCACAAATTGAAGTAAACGAAAAAAAAGTGCGACAGAAGGCACAGACTCAAGCACAAAAAGAGTTACCTGTAGATGAAGATGAGGAAATGAAAGACCTTTTAGATTTTGTAGATATTACTTATGTGAAGCACAAAAATGGTGCATCAATCAAAGGCCAATCTGGACTGGAACAAATGGTGAGCACTGCTCGAAGCAGTGCTCCATCAATATCGGCTTCTTATACCCGCCTCTTCCTAattctaaacatttttattttctttgttatgcTGGCAATGCAGATGACCTATTTCCAAAAGGCCAAGAGCCTACATGGCCAAAGATGGCTTTATGCAATACTTTTAGTTGACAGCTGTATATTATTGTGGCTGTATTCTTCTTGTTCCCAGTCACAATGTTAG